The proteins below are encoded in one region of Microscilla marina ATCC 23134:
- a CDS encoding T9SS type A sorting domain-containing protein yields the protein MNKSILPWLCLALVCALFCNSPVFSQNASNYGSPNSTQFATNATATLEDMSSGTTQLIGANQLNTSSSITPFGFEVWFMGKRFTDFSVNTNGVLQFGNITVATEANTHAIATKEPRISPLSSGTLLNLETAPITGSFKTAGTGKIHYKLVGTSPNRYLVIEWKDILLNHRNISGQTATFQAHIYETTPRTGATTEGGRIYFVYGEMPTDFRNGSNNGVVAQVHLGIGAGISPQNYLGLQVDGGIAAPIPNTTDNDGEANSANYHNIIASESNVPLLHTTVANSRRFINLEVEEVTGLPDNFQAICVTDTKIDLTWINPNVTNAVGAVLYRSTDNVNFSFQNQVPIGTNIYSDSGLIPGQTYYYHLYLVNEGKLSKLGGTASVVATTGATANYSVTSGKWSDASTWSKGTVPNINDDVVINCSDIVYVDTDASCRHLTVLITAKLRFANGGHTLVIGGNLNNEGVVDMNGSNTNLIVAGNINSSNSWMSGATATVTLNGTSHQTITNTGTSTIVTNSGSLTAASFNLINDNELDLGNNCSTSTANLPFPKATVRNISGYDPNLYNTLTGVTVNINHPANNELEIWVVPAGASTAYLLSADNGGSGANYTNVTFSDHATTAVSAYAGINHNFANESVRPQCQELSKITSAINADWQILVNDDDDTNPGGQLFTVSLNFESRSTVDELSFNNLIVQNTSTAGVTLAHSIRVTGHLTLTDGVVNTGNNEVIFNDNATASDGSNESYIDGVARKTGDDAFVFPVGNGGYIASIAITAPADPSDEFTAQYFHVAPATTAYDPNIKDDINLTKISDCEYWIINREVGASNVQVSLSYENTRSCGVGKSADLRIARWDTGSTRWENEGNGGDVTVGALNGIISSADVVNFSPFTLATQDPIGTPLPTGLLNFTVNQSKQGVLARWKALNDKTLAYYQLQRSTDGQKFVNTGQKITFNDAVNPVHQYSVWDKGATVGLSPVLYYRLKTVSSNGAYRYSQIKVLNFQTSYNIVSTVPNPFTDELTVNYTLPFEQTVSIEIRTLLGQTIQVYHQKAAKGSNQLQLSKLSTLPKGSYLLVLRHKDGTLTRTIVK from the coding sequence ATTGCAGTTTGGCAACATTACAGTAGCTACAGAAGCCAACACACACGCCATTGCTACCAAAGAACCTAGAATATCTCCTCTTTCTTCAGGAACCTTGCTTAACCTCGAAACTGCCCCTATTACAGGAAGTTTTAAAACCGCTGGCACCGGCAAAATACACTACAAGCTAGTAGGCACATCACCCAATAGATACCTGGTAATAGAGTGGAAGGATATATTACTCAACCACCGAAATATTTCTGGACAAACAGCTACTTTTCAAGCACATATTTATGAAACCACTCCCCGAACAGGAGCTACCACTGAAGGCGGGCGTATTTATTTTGTTTATGGAGAAATGCCGACAGACTTTCGCAATGGCTCTAACAACGGAGTAGTGGCTCAGGTGCACCTAGGCATTGGAGCTGGTATCTCTCCTCAAAATTACCTGGGGTTACAAGTAGATGGAGGTATTGCTGCTCCTATACCTAATACTACTGACAATGACGGAGAAGCGAACTCGGCCAATTATCACAACATTATCGCCAGTGAAAGTAACGTTCCGTTGCTACATACGACCGTTGCCAACAGCAGGCGTTTTATCAACCTTGAAGTAGAAGAAGTAACAGGGTTGCCTGATAACTTTCAGGCAATTTGTGTAACCGACACTAAGATAGACCTGACCTGGATTAACCCTAATGTAACCAATGCAGTAGGGGCTGTACTCTACCGTTCTACTGATAATGTAAATTTTAGTTTTCAAAATCAGGTACCCATTGGCACAAATATCTACTCTGATTCAGGGCTTATTCCTGGGCAAACTTACTATTATCACCTTTACCTGGTAAACGAAGGTAAACTCTCTAAACTTGGTGGAACAGCCTCTGTAGTAGCTACAACCGGAGCCACTGCCAATTATTCGGTCACTTCGGGCAAGTGGTCTGATGCCTCTACCTGGTCGAAGGGGACAGTACCTAATATTAATGATGATGTAGTGATTAACTGCAGTGATATAGTATATGTAGATACAGATGCGAGCTGTAGACACTTGACTGTATTGATTACAGCTAAACTCAGGTTTGCCAATGGTGGACATACACTAGTCATTGGTGGCAACCTAAACAATGAAGGGGTGGTAGATATGAATGGTAGTAATACAAACTTAATAGTAGCAGGCAATATTAACAGTTCTAACTCATGGATGTCGGGTGCTACAGCAACAGTGACCTTAAATGGTACTTCCCACCAAACTATTACCAATACTGGTACATCTACCATAGTAACCAATAGTGGGAGCCTTACTGCTGCGTCTTTTAATCTTATCAATGATAATGAATTAGACTTGGGAAACAACTGTAGCACGAGCACAGCCAATTTACCTTTTCCGAAGGCTACCGTGCGAAATATTTCAGGTTATGACCCCAACCTATACAATACACTTACGGGTGTTACGGTAAATATCAACCATCCAGCAAACAATGAGTTGGAAATATGGGTGGTTCCTGCGGGTGCTTCTACTGCTTATTTATTATCGGCAGACAATGGAGGGAGTGGTGCTAACTATACTAATGTTACCTTTAGTGACCATGCCACAACAGCTGTATCGGCTTATGCAGGCATTAATCATAATTTTGCAAATGAGAGTGTACGCCCTCAGTGTCAGGAGTTGAGTAAGATTACCAGTGCCATAAACGCTGACTGGCAGATATTGGTGAATGATGACGATGACACCAACCCAGGAGGACAGCTGTTTACTGTGTCGCTCAACTTTGAGTCACGCAGTACAGTCGATGAGCTGTCTTTTAACAACCTTATTGTACAAAACACCAGTACCGCAGGAGTAACCCTTGCCCATAGCATTAGAGTTACCGGGCATCTCACCCTTACCGATGGGGTGGTAAACACAGGCAATAATGAAGTGATTTTTAATGATAATGCCACAGCGAGTGATGGAAGTAATGAGAGCTACATAGATGGTGTGGCAAGAAAAACAGGGGACGATGCTTTTGTTTTTCCAGTAGGCAACGGAGGTTATATAGCCAGTATTGCCATTACTGCTCCAGCTGATCCAAGTGATGAATTTACGGCACAATACTTTCACGTAGCCCCTGCTACTACTGCTTATGACCCCAACATCAAAGATGATATCAACCTGACCAAAATAAGTGATTGTGAATATTGGATAATAAACCGAGAAGTGGGTGCCTCCAATGTACAAGTATCGCTAAGTTATGAAAACACCCGTAGTTGTGGCGTAGGAAAGTCGGCAGATTTGCGCATCGCCCGTTGGGATACAGGTTCAACACGTTGGGAAAACGAAGGTAATGGAGGTGATGTAACGGTTGGCGCATTGAACGGTATTATAAGTTCGGCCGATGTAGTAAACTTTAGCCCTTTTACACTGGCCACTCAAGATCCTATTGGCACCCCGCTCCCTACTGGATTGCTCAACTTTACTGTAAATCAAAGTAAACAGGGGGTATTGGCTCGCTGGAAAGCCTTGAATGATAAAACACTTGCTTACTACCAACTGCAACGTTCTACAGATGGACAAAAATTTGTAAATACCGGGCAAAAAATAACGTTCAATGATGCTGTCAACCCAGTGCATCAATATTCAGTGTGGGACAAAGGAGCCACTGTAGGCTTAAGCCCTGTATTATATTATCGCTTGAAAACGGTCAGTTCTAACGGTGCTTATCGTTACTCTCAAATCAAAGTACTTAACTTTCAGACAAGTTATAACATTGTATCTACTGTCCCCAACCCATTCACAGATGAACTAACGGTAAACTATACACTGCCTTTTGAGCAAACTGTAAGCATTGAAATAAGAACTTTATTAGGGCAAACAATCCAGGTTTACCATCAAAAAGCGGCTAAAGGGAGCAACCAGTTACAATTAAGCAAACTAAGTACCTTGCCTAAAGGGAGTTATTTGCTGGTGTTGCGGCATAAAGATGGTACTTTGACCCGTACCATTGTCAAGTAA
- a CDS encoding NfeD family protein, with the protein MKQLFAQNTYRLTRVLWWQAAFGIMCWLGVFGQAQAQDNVETGKTKVFVIKIRQEINPQVSRYVDIALEEALNLKADYIVVDMNTYGGRVDDADYIRTKLLDFKKPVWVFVNKNAASAGALISIACDKIYMQPGATIGAATVVTGDKGKAAPDKYQSYMRGMMRATAKTNKRDPRIAEAMVDQNIEIEGISKKGEVITFSTEEAIKHGYCEGKVNTIKDLLTKNNVKDYEVINFKLSQSEKISNIFLNPVISGLLLLIIVGGLYFELQTPGIGFPILASIIAAALYFIPYYLNGLAEYWELAFLVIGISLLMAEFFIIPGFGVAGVLGFLCTFGSLLLMMIDNDWFDFSKVQTNALSDSFITIGIGIIGGGLAIALALPQFLKSKRFKQISLQDVMDSEAGYTSTSYLDNFVGRQGVAHTVLRPSGKIRLGDELYDAASQGDFIEKGTKVIVISQEGTSLKVKKDED; encoded by the coding sequence ATGAAACAATTATTCGCTCAAAATACATATAGACTTACCAGGGTTCTTTGGTGGCAGGCAGCATTTGGCATCATGTGTTGGCTTGGGGTGTTTGGTCAAGCACAGGCACAAGACAATGTGGAGACTGGTAAAACCAAAGTTTTTGTTATAAAAATTCGTCAGGAAATCAACCCACAGGTGTCTCGTTATGTAGACATAGCCTTAGAAGAGGCACTTAACTTAAAAGCAGACTATATTGTGGTTGATATGAATACTTATGGTGGTAGGGTAGACGATGCCGATTATATACGCACTAAATTGCTCGATTTTAAAAAGCCTGTATGGGTATTTGTTAATAAAAATGCTGCTTCGGCAGGAGCGCTTATTTCTATTGCCTGCGATAAAATTTATATGCAACCAGGAGCCACCATTGGAGCAGCTACTGTGGTAACAGGCGATAAAGGCAAAGCTGCCCCAGACAAGTATCAATCATATATGCGTGGCATGATGCGTGCGACCGCAAAAACCAATAAGCGTGACCCACGTATTGCCGAGGCAATGGTTGACCAAAACATAGAGATTGAAGGCATTAGCAAAAAAGGCGAAGTAATTACTTTTTCAACCGAAGAAGCCATCAAACATGGCTATTGCGAAGGCAAAGTCAATACAATCAAAGACCTGTTGACCAAAAATAATGTAAAAGATTATGAAGTGATCAATTTCAAACTTAGCCAAAGTGAGAAGATTTCTAATATATTTCTAAACCCTGTCATCAGCGGGCTATTGTTGTTAATTATTGTAGGTGGTTTATACTTCGAGTTGCAAACCCCCGGAATAGGCTTTCCTATCCTGGCGTCTATCATAGCCGCTGCATTATACTTTATTCCTTATTATTTAAACGGCCTGGCTGAGTACTGGGAACTTGCTTTTTTGGTCATAGGTATTTCATTGTTAATGGCAGAGTTTTTTATTATACCAGGCTTTGGTGTGGCTGGCGTGCTGGGTTTTTTATGCACCTTTGGCTCATTACTATTAATGATGATAGACAACGATTGGTTTGATTTCTCAAAAGTGCAAACCAACGCCTTATCAGACTCATTCATTACAATAGGCATTGGCATTATTGGTGGTGGATTAGCTATAGCGCTGGCATTGCCGCAGTTTTTAAAGAGCAAACGCTTCAAACAAATTTCTTTGCAAGATGTAATGGACTCAGAAGCGGGGTACACTTCTACTTCTTACTTAGATAACTTTGTTGGGCGTCAAGGGGTTGCCCATACTGTACTACGCCCAAGCGGTAAAATAAGGCTGGGTGACGAGTTGTATGATGCTGCAAGCCAAGGCGATTTCATAGAGAAAGGTACAAAAGTAATCGTAATTAGCCAGGAAGGAACATCATTGAAAGTAAAAAAAGATGAAGACTAA
- a CDS encoding DUF4905 domain-containing protein produces MMEVSFIQELPTGLSIALNEQVWKILVDDTAPLLVIQTRNGEAYQTSFTAVDIHQNQALWQNFTLEESWWLGMAELHAGVLLLYTYPDTQKPQSQGIIAIDVATQQILWQTQKANFYQITQGQVLTISFEQSTKVYQLLDLKTGEVLEQFREFESLDVLKNENNKAIFPFHYYNEMAYFQTVAIFLKKKFNLQIVQAVDYLEYENFIIISYFHQSTQGLANNLLVLNHQNQVLLHQNIAQQLTGIGLDTFFVFEKQVFFVKHKTHLMSLKL; encoded by the coding sequence ATGATGGAAGTTTCATTCATTCAGGAGTTACCCACCGGCTTATCGATCGCACTTAATGAACAGGTATGGAAAATATTGGTAGATGATACTGCCCCCTTGTTAGTAATACAAACCCGTAATGGAGAGGCATACCAAACATCGTTTACAGCCGTTGATATACACCAAAACCAAGCATTGTGGCAAAACTTTACCTTAGAAGAAAGTTGGTGGTTGGGTATGGCTGAACTACACGCAGGTGTATTGCTTTTGTACACTTACCCAGATACACAAAAGCCACAATCTCAGGGAATTATTGCAATAGATGTAGCTACTCAACAAATATTATGGCAAACGCAAAAAGCTAATTTTTATCAGATTACTCAAGGGCAAGTGCTCACCATATCGTTTGAACAAAGTACTAAAGTATATCAGCTACTCGACCTAAAAACTGGAGAGGTTTTAGAGCAATTTCGAGAATTTGAATCACTCGATGTTCTCAAAAATGAAAATAACAAGGCAATTTTTCCGTTTCATTATTATAATGAAATGGCTTATTTTCAAACAGTTGCTATTTTTTTGAAAAAAAAATTTAACTTGCAGATTGTACAGGCTGTTGATTACCTGGAGTATGAAAATTTCATTATAATTTCGTATTTTCACCAATCAACTCAGGGATTAGCCAATAACTTATTGGTTTTAAATCATCAAAATCAGGTGTTGTTGCACCAAAACATTGCGCAACAACTTACTGGTATAGGTTTAGATACTTTTTTTGTATTTGAGAAACAAGTATTTTTTGTGAAACATAAAACTCATTTAATGAGTTTAAAACTTTAA
- a CDS encoding LysM peptidoglycan-binding domain-containing protein, translating into MKPTKLLLVSILGLFLTTNNIFAQKNLPTTNTGGKIFYKYTLLKGESLEDVAKKYNLQLADIYRDNPLARNGIKAGETLLIPKNNHTQVAAKKTTPNTAKTTKKTNTQRIYTSSQYSLTTHKVSKGETLFRISKKYKVSVNAIQKWNPRVSNNKIIPGQELIVGIGKRRASKRNTMRKKIAMRNKRKRSTRTYKTASPNEKPIKHKVKKGEWLSVIAKKYKVSIADIKKWNNLSSDKIKIGDELWIYGNGTNDKPSGVTPHSNDPDPLNVKTNSSTSDENPIRKYKNPNTNEKGKITHVVQRSETLYKISRKYKVSVAEIKKWNNITSGNYIKAGSTLVIYPKGHKAPENTHNNNTGNKGNNNPILKEQPTPVKKPSNGDNPLDFNGSKDKYEVDGKVKVKYVVKSGDNLWKISQAHKVKMEEIKDWNNLRNTDDLVVGQTLNIYTKHPPKKEEITKPGGIPKPKINTGNPVKQSNDVFDLIRPGGTLPQSTPVKKKEPVKTSTTYTPPTRKVYKQAQPPVTKRVTNTYTPPAKKVYKQPATNTVKKKIFPPPPTITKRVTKPAAATTRPTMVINNPTRTTKTEEDKVMVFEKGMASMIDVGQDSQKYQALHRTAPVGSFVRVTNLSNGKLVVVSVIGKLPAGAPDNVIIKLTKRAYDQLEANENIPVEIDYDLEKN; encoded by the coding sequence ATGAAACCAACCAAACTACTCTTGGTCAGCATTTTAGGATTGTTCTTAACTACCAACAATATTTTTGCTCAAAAAAACTTGCCTACTACCAATACAGGGGGTAAGATTTTTTATAAGTATACATTGTTGAAAGGAGAGTCTTTAGAAGACGTGGCAAAAAAGTACAACTTACAATTAGCTGACATATACCGTGATAACCCTTTGGCAAGAAATGGGATAAAAGCAGGGGAAACGTTGCTTATACCTAAAAACAACCATACCCAGGTAGCTGCTAAAAAGACTACCCCCAATACTGCCAAAACAACTAAAAAAACAAATACTCAACGGATCTACACTTCGTCTCAATATAGTTTGACTACCCATAAGGTAAGCAAGGGCGAAACATTGTTCAGAATATCTAAGAAGTACAAGGTATCTGTCAATGCTATTCAAAAGTGGAATCCGCGGGTTTCAAACAATAAAATAATACCAGGGCAAGAGCTTATTGTAGGCATTGGTAAGAGGCGTGCCTCGAAGCGCAATACAATGCGCAAAAAAATAGCCATGCGTAACAAGCGTAAAAGGAGCACTCGTACCTATAAAACAGCCTCTCCTAATGAAAAGCCAATCAAACACAAGGTAAAAAAAGGAGAATGGCTAAGTGTAATTGCAAAAAAATATAAGGTGTCAATCGCTGACATAAAGAAATGGAATAACCTCAGTTCTGATAAGATCAAAATAGGGGATGAGCTATGGATTTATGGCAATGGTACCAATGACAAACCTAGTGGAGTGACTCCTCATTCAAATGATCCTGATCCTTTGAATGTAAAGACAAACAGCTCTACTTCAGACGAAAACCCTATTAGGAAATACAAAAACCCTAATACGAATGAAAAGGGTAAAATAACCCATGTGGTACAAAGAAGCGAAACTTTGTATAAAATAAGTCGCAAATACAAGGTGAGCGTTGCTGAAATAAAGAAATGGAATAATATCACAAGTGGCAACTATATCAAAGCAGGGTCTACTTTGGTGATTTATCCTAAAGGTCATAAGGCTCCTGAAAACACTCATAACAACAATACAGGGAACAAGGGAAATAACAATCCGATATTGAAAGAACAGCCTACTCCGGTGAAGAAACCTTCTAATGGTGACAATCCATTGGATTTTAATGGCAGTAAAGACAAATATGAGGTAGATGGTAAAGTAAAAGTGAAATATGTGGTAAAGTCGGGAGATAACTTGTGGAAAATTTCTCAGGCACATAAGGTGAAGATGGAAGAGATTAAAGATTGGAACAATCTCAGAAACACCGACGATTTGGTGGTGGGTCAAACCTTGAATATTTACACTAAACATCCTCCCAAAAAAGAGGAAATAACTAAACCAGGTGGTATTCCTAAGCCAAAAATAAACACTGGCAACCCAGTAAAACAATCAAATGATGTGTTTGACCTGATCCGTCCAGGTGGTACTTTGCCACAGAGTACTCCTGTAAAGAAGAAGGAACCAGTAAAAACAAGTACTACCTATACTCCTCCTACCAGAAAGGTGTATAAGCAGGCACAACCTCCTGTAACCAAGAGAGTAACCAATACTTATACTCCTCCTGCTAAGAAAGTGTACAAACAACCGGCAACTAACACGGTGAAGAAGAAAATTTTCCCTCCTCCACCCACCATTACAAAAAGAGTGACTAAACCAGCAGCGGCTACTACCCGACCAACTATGGTGATAAATAACCCAACCCGTACTACTAAAACTGAGGAAGACAAAGTGATGGTTTTCGAAAAGGGGATGGCTTCTATGATAGATGTAGGGCAAGACAGCCAAAAATACCAAGCGTTGCACCGAACTGCCCCCGTAGGGTCATTTGTAAGGGTTACCAACCTAAGCAATGGTAAGTTGGTGGTAGTAAGTGTTATTGGTAAGTTACCAGCAGGTGCTCCTGACAATGTGATTATAAAGCTTACTAAACGTGCTTATGATCAGTTGGAAGCCAATGAAAATATTCCAGTAGAAATTGACTATGACTTAGAGAAAAACTAA
- a CDS encoding LysM peptidoglycan-binding domain-containing protein: protein MKTFILLNCLLLCFWAMPTQGQKVLQRGLAEVISDSQKTNKYLAMHVSYARGTLLRIRNPANGQYVDATVIGNMRPRYKLILKVSKSVYDDLNATGKKFAVEILYAPIYEAPRKYRKKKVAKASPTIAPIKPVKITSSLNHRVVRTQTLFHTVKSGDTLYRISRKYKVKVADIKVWNNLPDNKLKVGQDLVITVNK, encoded by the coding sequence ATGAAAACCTTTATTTTACTCAACTGCTTATTGCTATGTTTTTGGGCAATGCCCACCCAAGGACAGAAGGTGCTCCAAAGAGGGCTGGCAGAGGTGATCAGCGACTCACAAAAGACCAATAAATACCTGGCAATGCATGTGTCTTATGCCAGAGGAACATTACTTAGAATAAGAAATCCGGCAAACGGGCAATACGTAGATGCTACTGTAATTGGCAATATGCGCCCCCGTTATAAACTCATATTGAAGGTGTCAAAGTCGGTATATGATGACTTGAATGCCACAGGCAAAAAGTTTGCAGTAGAGATTCTGTATGCCCCCATTTATGAAGCCCCCCGAAAATATCGCAAGAAGAAAGTAGCAAAGGCGAGCCCAACCATTGCCCCAATAAAACCAGTAAAGATTACTTCTTCTTTGAACCACCGTGTAGTAAGAACACAAACCTTGTTTCATACGGTAAAATCTGGCGACACGCTTTACCGAATATCTAGGAAGTACAAGGTAAAAGTAGCGGATATTAAAGTATGGAATAATCTGCCTGATAATAAACTTAAGGTGGGACAAGACTTGGTAATTACAGTTAATAAATGA
- a CDS encoding leucine-rich repeat domain-containing protein encodes MMYKYFGTFICWMVALPLNAQLLSAKALQKVKPFVSLETALKAPEKVIKLDLWNADLAAFPKEVFQLKNLQALNLNFNQLKEVPTEIAQLKYLQELRLGHNQLTSYPAHLSALPHLRVLDLHGNRLPDIPAAIAKLTLLEELHLHENQLTNLNSAWTTLAKLRFVNLSENQLKTLSITAQHSLKHLNMLILIKNRLKKKQQKQLQKLLPNTTLRF; translated from the coding sequence ATGATGTATAAATACTTTGGGACATTTATTTGCTGGATGGTTGCATTGCCACTAAACGCCCAGTTGTTGTCTGCCAAAGCATTGCAAAAAGTAAAGCCTTTTGTATCTCTGGAGACCGCATTGAAAGCTCCTGAAAAGGTAATCAAGCTTGATTTATGGAATGCTGATCTAGCTGCTTTTCCTAAAGAAGTTTTTCAATTGAAAAACTTACAGGCCTTGAACCTTAACTTTAATCAGCTGAAGGAGGTGCCCACTGAAATTGCCCAATTAAAGTATTTGCAGGAATTACGCTTGGGGCACAACCAACTCACCTCCTACCCTGCTCATTTGTCTGCACTGCCTCATTTGCGGGTATTAGACTTACACGGCAACCGTTTACCCGATATACCAGCTGCTATTGCAAAACTAACCCTACTTGAGGAGTTGCATTTGCACGAAAACCAACTGACCAACCTTAACTCAGCTTGGACAACGCTCGCCAAATTAAGGTTTGTCAACTTGTCAGAAAACCAACTTAAGACACTCTCTATCACGGCTCAGCACTCACTGAAGCACCTCAACATGTTGATTTTGATAAAAAATCGCCTCAAAAAAAAACAACAAAAACAGTTGCAAAAACTTTTGCCAAATACAACGCTTAGGTTTTAA
- the serA gene encoding phosphoglycerate dehydrogenase, whose translation MNAGKKYFVIDFDSTFTKVEGLDELAGVALGNSPHREQVTQEISNITNQGMDGSISFSESLEKRISLLKAHRDHIGELVEKLKTKVSDSFRRNQVFFDEYAPQVLVVSSGFKEFITPIVAEFGIAADNVFANTFTFDQDGYIVGYDHNNVLSKDKGKVKQLKALNLKGDVYVIGDGYTDYEIREAGLANKFYAFTENVNRDSVLDKADHIAPTLEEFLYDNKLPMSLSYPKNRINVLLLENIHSDAKELFEKEGYNVEIIAGALDEAELSEKIKDVHILGIRSKTHITRKVLENANRLMVVGAFCIGTNQIDLEACLEKGVLTFNAPYSNTRSVVELAIAQMIMLMRNIPDVSMKMHQGIWQKSAANSNEIRGKKLGIVGYGNIGKQLSVLGEALGLDVYYYDVVEKLALGNATKCKTIEELLSTTDIISLHVDGRSDNRNIFGKEYFDMMKDGVIFMNLSRGFVIDIEALKVAVESGKIRGASIDVFPEEPKTNEEPFKSALKGLPNTILTPHIGGSTQEAQKNIANYVPTQVFNYINKGDTFGSVNFPNIQLPEQRNAHRLIHVHENVPGILAKINTILNRHEVNILGQYLKTNEKLGYVITDVNKEYDKELINEMRAIPHTIKFRPLY comes from the coding sequence ATGAATGCTGGAAAAAAATACTTTGTTATTGACTTTGACAGTACCTTTACAAAAGTAGAAGGGCTGGATGAGCTGGCTGGAGTTGCCCTTGGTAACTCGCCTCACCGCGAACAGGTGACTCAAGAAATTAGTAATATTACCAACCAAGGGATGGACGGGTCTATTTCGTTTTCCGAATCATTGGAAAAACGTATTTCTTTGCTCAAAGCCCATCGCGATCATATTGGCGAATTGGTAGAAAAGCTCAAGACCAAAGTTTCTGACTCGTTTCGACGCAATCAGGTATTTTTTGATGAATATGCTCCCCAAGTACTGGTAGTATCCAGTGGTTTCAAAGAGTTTATTACACCTATAGTAGCTGAGTTTGGCATTGCTGCCGACAATGTGTTTGCCAATACCTTTACCTTTGACCAAGATGGTTACATTGTGGGTTATGATCACAACAATGTACTATCGAAAGACAAAGGCAAGGTAAAACAACTAAAAGCGCTAAATTTAAAAGGCGATGTGTACGTCATTGGTGACGGCTATACTGATTATGAAATCCGCGAAGCAGGACTTGCCAATAAGTTTTATGCTTTTACCGAAAACGTAAACCGTGACTCGGTACTAGACAAAGCTGACCATATTGCCCCCACATTAGAAGAGTTTTTATACGATAATAAATTACCTATGTCACTATCTTACCCCAAGAACAGAATCAATGTTTTACTGCTAGAGAACATTCATTCTGATGCAAAAGAATTGTTTGAAAAAGAGGGCTATAATGTAGAAATTATTGCCGGAGCTTTGGATGAAGCCGAGTTGAGCGAAAAAATTAAAGATGTACATATTTTGGGTATTCGTTCGAAAACCCACATTACGCGCAAAGTACTTGAAAACGCTAACCGCCTGATGGTGGTAGGTGCTTTTTGTATTGGTACCAACCAAATAGACTTAGAAGCTTGTCTGGAAAAAGGCGTACTTACTTTTAATGCGCCTTATAGCAACACTCGAAGCGTGGTAGAGCTTGCCATTGCTCAAATGATTATGCTCATGCGTAACATACCCGATGTGTCGATGAAAATGCATCAGGGAATTTGGCAAAAATCTGCTGCCAACAGTAACGAGATAAGAGGGAAAAAACTAGGCATTGTAGGATATGGCAATATAGGCAAGCAGTTGTCAGTATTGGGCGAGGCGCTTGGCTTGGATGTGTACTACTATGATGTGGTAGAAAAGCTTGCTTTGGGAAATGCCACCAAGTGCAAAACTATAGAAGAGTTATTGTCAACCACCGATATTATAAGTTTGCATGTAGATGGACGTTCAGACAACCGCAATATCTTTGGTAAAGAGTACTTTGATATGATGAAAGATGGGGTCATTTTTATGAACCTAAGCCGGGGCTTTGTCATAGATATTGAGGCCTTGAAGGTGGCAGTTGAAAGTGGTAAAATTCGTGGAGCAAGTATAGATGTATTCCCTGAAGAACCCAAAACCAATGAAGAGCCATTTAAGTCAGCCCTGAAAGGTTTGCCCAATACTATCCTTACCCCACATATTGGGGGCAGCACCCAGGAAGCCCAAAAAAACATTGCCAACTATGTGCCTACTCAAGTGTTTAACTATATTAACAAAGGGGATACTTTTGGTAGTGTTAACTTCCCAAATATTCAGTTGCCTGAACAACGCAATGCGCACCGCTTGATTCATGTGCACGAAAATGTGCCGGGTATTTTGGCAAAGATCAACACCATACTCAATCGTCACGAAGTAAACATTTTAGGGCAATACCTCAAAACCAATGAAAAACTAGGATATGTAATTACCGATGTAAACAAAGAATACGATAAAGAGCTTATCAACGAAATGAGGGCTATTCCACATACTATCAAGTTCCGCCCCTTGTATTAA